From a single Strix uralensis isolate ZFMK-TIS-50842 chromosome 25, bStrUra1, whole genome shotgun sequence genomic region:
- the LOC141954601 gene encoding endothelin-2-like, whose protein sequence is MPSPFAGAVLLALALCALLGDGTGHPPLESHLAAHPRTKRCSCNSWLDKECIYFCHLDIIWVNTPGHTAPYGLGSPPRRRKRSLSRCECSHSRDNICATFCQAKPGYLQSLKLPVSSGASVKSPQSGGVRPSHHGLLRALRDLAVSSLRFGKRQHRSQRNAQPTVLPWRKNIWKKKR, encoded by the exons ATGCCCAGCCCCTTCGCCGGCGCCGTGCTGCTGGCGCTCGCCCTCTGCGCCCTCCTGGGAGATG GTACCGGCCACCCTCCGCTGGAATCCCACCTGGCCGCGCACCCCAGGACCAAGCGATGTTCCTGCAACAGCTGGCTGGATAAGGAATGCATTTACTTCTGTCACCTGGATATCATCTGGGTCAACACACCTGG acACACCGCTCCCTATGGCTTGGGAAGCCCGCCAAGGCGGCGCAAGAGATCGCTCAGCAGGTGCGAGTGCTCGCACTCGAGGGACAACATCTGTGCCACCTTCTGCCAGGCGAAGCCTGG GTACCTCCAGAGTCTGAAGCTCCCAGTGAGCTCTGGAGCATCAGTGAAGTCTCCGCAGAGCGGTGGCGTGAGGCCTTCCCACCATGGCTTGCTGAGAGCTCTCAG GGATCTTGCCGTCTCCAGTCTGCGGTTCGGCAAGCGTCAGCACCGTTCTCAGAGGAACGCACAGCCAACAGTTTTGCCTTGGAGGAAGAACATctggaaaaagaagagataa